In Bombus huntii isolate Logan2020A chromosome 9, iyBomHunt1.1, whole genome shotgun sequence, a single window of DNA contains:
- the LOC126869526 gene encoding proline-rich protein 2-like: MSQPPSKPHGKPGPGGSWTPRPNVSGQYRPPSPYSPTGSPHPQRARGPPTPVHHAHPASPLTYTGMRHPMSPVPIGMPISPGMSPVFGSPTGYIQCPRPRWPSPIPVGSQAPRPFIPMQVFKMFRTDLEFRA, encoded by the exons ATGTCGCAGCCGCCGTCGAAACCCCATGGAAAACCCGGACCAGGGGGTAGCTGGACGCCCAGACCGAACGTGTCTGGCCAGTACAGACCACCTTCTCCTTACAGTCCCACGGGCTCGCCGCATCCTCAGCGAGCTCGAGGACCACCTACTCCGGTTCATCATGCTCATCCTGCGTCGCCCTTGACGTATACTGGAATGAGGCACCCGATGAGCCCAGTGCCGATTGGAATGCCGATTTCTCCTGGAATGTCGCCTGTTTTTGGATCACCCACAGGATACATACAGTGCCCTAGACCCAGGTGGCCGTCGCCGATTCCAGTAGGAAGTCAAGCGCCTAGGCCTTTTATACCGATGCAG GTATTCAAAATGTTTAGAACCGATCTTGAATTTAGAGCGTAG